The following proteins are co-located in the Noviherbaspirillum sp. UKPF54 genome:
- a CDS encoding fumarate hydratase, translating into MTIIKQEDLIESIAAALQYISYYHPVDYIQHLARAYEVEQSPAAKDAIAQILTNSRMCAEGKRPICQDTGIVNVFLKIGMDVRFEGFKGSIEDAVNEGVRRGYNNPDNVLRASVVADPQFERKNTRDNTPAVIHMELVPGNKVDVQVAAKGGGSENKTKFVMLNPSDSLIDWVLKTVPTMGAGWCPPGMLGIGIGGTAEKAMLMAKQSLMEDIDMYELKKRGPQNKLEELRIELCDRVNALGIGAQGLGGLTTVLDVKINMYPTHAASKPVAMIPNCAATRHGHFVLDGSGPAYIEPPSLSDWPNVSWAPDTEKSKRINLDTLTREEVASWKPGQTLLLNGKMLTGRDAAHKRIQDMLAKGESLPVDFTNRVIYYVGPVDPVRDEVVGPAGPTTATRMDKFTDMMLEKTGLISMIGKAERGPVAIESIKKHKSAYLMAVGGSAYLVSKAIKSAKVVGFADLGMEAIYEFEVKDMPVTVAVDANGISVHNTAPKEWQERIAAGKLISVTPA; encoded by the coding sequence ATGACCATCATCAAGCAAGAAGACCTGATCGAATCGATCGCCGCTGCGCTGCAGTACATCAGCTACTACCACCCGGTGGACTACATCCAGCATCTGGCGCGCGCTTATGAAGTGGAACAGAGCCCGGCGGCCAAGGATGCGATCGCACAGATCCTGACCAACTCGCGCATGTGCGCCGAAGGCAAGCGCCCGATCTGCCAAGACACTGGTATCGTCAACGTATTCCTGAAGATCGGCATGGACGTGCGCTTCGAGGGCTTCAAGGGTTCGATCGAGGATGCAGTCAACGAAGGCGTGCGCCGCGGCTACAACAACCCGGACAACGTGCTGCGCGCATCGGTCGTCGCCGATCCGCAGTTCGAACGCAAGAACACCAGGGACAACACGCCTGCCGTGATCCACATGGAGCTGGTGCCGGGCAATAAGGTTGATGTGCAGGTCGCGGCCAAGGGCGGCGGCTCGGAAAACAAGACGAAGTTCGTGATGCTGAACCCGTCCGACTCGCTGATCGACTGGGTGCTGAAGACGGTACCGACGATGGGCGCCGGCTGGTGCCCGCCGGGCATGCTGGGCATCGGCATCGGCGGCACCGCAGAGAAGGCCATGCTGATGGCCAAGCAGTCGCTGATGGAAGATATCGACATGTACGAACTGAAGAAGCGCGGCCCGCAGAACAAGCTGGAAGAACTGCGCATTGAACTGTGCGATCGCGTCAACGCGCTCGGTATCGGCGCGCAAGGCCTGGGCGGCCTGACTACGGTGCTGGACGTAAAGATCAACATGTATCCGACGCACGCTGCTTCCAAGCCGGTGGCGATGATCCCGAACTGCGCGGCGACCCGCCATGGCCACTTCGTGCTCGACGGTTCCGGTCCTGCGTACATCGAACCGCCGTCACTGTCTGACTGGCCGAACGTGAGCTGGGCGCCGGACACCGAGAAGTCCAAGCGCATCAATCTCGATACCCTGACCAGGGAAGAAGTCGCATCGTGGAAGCCGGGCCAGACGTTGCTGTTGAACGGCAAGATGCTGACCGGCCGCGACGCCGCGCACAAGCGCATCCAGGACATGCTGGCCAAGGGCGAATCTCTGCCGGTCGACTTCACCAACCGCGTGATCTACTACGTCGGCCCGGTCGATCCGGTGCGAGACGAAGTGGTGGGTCCGGCAGGCCCGACGACGGCCACCCGCATGGACAAGTTCACCGACATGATGCTGGAGAAGACCGGCCTGATCTCGATGATCGGCAAGGCCGAGCGCGGCCCGGTCGCGATCGAGTCGATCAAGAAGCACAAGTCGGCCTACCTGATGGCCGTGGGCGGCTCCGCTTACCTGGTGTCGAAGGCGATCAAGAGCGCGAAGGTCGTGGGCTTTGCCGACCTGGGCATGGAAGCGATCTACGAGTTCGAGGTCAAGGACATGCCGGTGACGGTGGCGGTCGACGCCAACGGCATCTCGGTGCACAACACCGCGCCGAAGGAGTGGCAGGAGCGCATCGCCGCGGGCAAGCTGATTTCCGTGACGCCCGCCTGA
- a CDS encoding YqhA family protein, which translates to MSNSDNITPRDNSLTRPIRPLPNFIFMSRWLQLPLYLGLILAQCVYVYHFWVELSDLIGAAIGNQGALQHILDAVAVEGAVKPAKLNETTIMLVVLGLIDVVMISNLLIMVIVGGYETFVSRMNLEQHPDQPEWLSHVNASVLKVKLATAIIGISSIHLLKTFINASAYDVKTILAQTGIHFVFLLSAMAIAMCDRLMAVPDQHSQQSH; encoded by the coding sequence ATGAGTAACAGCGATAACATTACTCCCCGCGACAACAGCCTCACCAGACCGATCCGGCCGCTGCCCAACTTCATCTTCATGAGCCGCTGGCTGCAGTTGCCGCTGTATCTCGGCCTGATCCTGGCGCAGTGCGTCTACGTCTATCACTTCTGGGTCGAACTGTCGGACCTGATTGGCGCGGCCATAGGCAACCAGGGCGCGCTGCAGCACATCCTCGACGCCGTCGCGGTGGAAGGCGCAGTCAAGCCGGCCAAGCTGAACGAAACCACGATCATGCTGGTGGTGCTGGGCCTGATCGATGTGGTAATGATTTCCAACCTGCTCATCATGGTCATCGTCGGCGGCTACGAAACCTTCGTGTCTCGCATGAACCTGGAGCAGCATCCCGACCAGCCGGAATGGCTGTCGCACGTGAATGCGTCGGTGCTGAAGGTCAAGCTCGCCACCGCGATCATCGGCATCTCGTCGATCCATCTGCTCAAGACCTTCATCAATGCCAGCGCGTATGACGTGAAAACCATCCTCGCGCAGACCGGCATCCATTTCGTGTTCCTGCTCTCGGCGATGGCAATCGCCATGTGCGACCGCCTGATGGCCGTTCCCGATCAACACTCCCAGCAATCCCACTAA
- the acs gene encoding acetate--CoA ligase produces the protein MSDIETLKQENRVFEPPAEFVKNANISGMEGYKAMCAAAERDYEGFWAQLARDNIQWHKPFTKTLNESEAPFYKWFEDGQLNVSYNCLDRNLANGNAGKTAIIFEADGGQVTRVTYKELHDKVCQFANGLKSLGIKKGDRVVIYMPMSVEGIVAMQACARIGATHSVVFGGFSAKSLQERIIDAGAVAVITADEQVRGGKQLPLKAIVDEAIGMGGCEHLKNVVIYQRTGANIKLVEGRDLWMHDVVAGKAATCEPEWVDAEHPLFILYTSGSTGKPKGVQHASGGYLLWAMLTMKWTFDIKPTDVFWCTADIGWVTGHTYITYGPLAVGATQIVFEGVPTYPNAGRFWDMIQKHKTTIFYTAPTAIRSLIKASEADADVHPKKYDLSSLRLLGSVGEPINPEAWMWYYKNVGNEKCPIADTFWQTETGGHMITPLPGATPMVPGSCTLPLPGIMAAVVDETGHDLPWGQGGILVVKRPWPSMIRTIWGDPERFKKSYFPEELGGKIYLAGDGAVRNEQTGYFTITGRIDDVLNVSGHRMGTMEIESALVANPLVAEAAVVGKPDETTGESICAFVVLKRARPTGEEAKQIAKELRDWVAKEIGPIAKPKEIRFGDNLPKTRSGKIMRRLLRVLAKGEQITQDVSTLENPAILEQLKQAQ, from the coding sequence ATGTCTGACATCGAAACTCTAAAACAAGAAAATCGCGTATTCGAGCCGCCGGCGGAGTTCGTGAAGAATGCGAACATCTCCGGCATGGAAGGGTACAAGGCGATGTGCGCTGCAGCTGAGCGCGACTACGAGGGATTCTGGGCGCAGCTTGCGCGCGACAACATCCAGTGGCACAAGCCGTTCACCAAGACGCTGAACGAGTCGGAAGCGCCGTTCTACAAGTGGTTTGAAGACGGTCAGTTGAACGTCTCCTACAACTGCCTCGACCGCAATCTCGCCAACGGCAATGCCGGCAAGACGGCGATCATCTTCGAGGCGGACGGCGGCCAGGTCACCCGCGTGACCTACAAGGAATTGCACGACAAGGTGTGCCAGTTCGCCAACGGCTTGAAGTCGCTCGGCATCAAGAAGGGCGACCGCGTCGTGATCTATATGCCGATGTCGGTCGAAGGCATTGTCGCAATGCAGGCCTGCGCACGTATCGGTGCCACCCACTCGGTAGTGTTCGGCGGCTTCTCCGCCAAATCGCTGCAGGAACGCATCATCGACGCCGGCGCTGTCGCGGTGATCACCGCTGACGAGCAGGTACGCGGCGGCAAGCAGCTTCCGCTGAAAGCCATCGTCGACGAGGCGATCGGCATGGGCGGCTGCGAGCACCTCAAGAACGTCGTGATCTACCAGCGCACCGGCGCCAACATCAAGCTGGTCGAAGGCCGTGACCTGTGGATGCACGATGTCGTCGCCGGCAAGGCCGCCACCTGCGAGCCGGAATGGGTCGATGCCGAACATCCGCTGTTCATCCTCTACACCTCCGGCTCCACCGGCAAGCCCAAGGGCGTGCAGCACGCTTCCGGCGGCTACCTGCTGTGGGCTATGCTGACGATGAAGTGGACCTTCGACATCAAACCGACCGACGTGTTCTGGTGCACCGCCGACATCGGCTGGGTCACCGGCCACACCTACATCACCTACGGCCCGCTGGCCGTGGGCGCGACCCAGATCGTGTTCGAAGGCGTGCCGACCTATCCGAACGCCGGCCGTTTCTGGGACATGATCCAGAAGCACAAGACCACCATTTTCTACACTGCGCCGACCGCGATCCGTTCGCTGATCAAGGCTTCCGAAGCGGACGCCGACGTGCATCCGAAGAAGTACGACCTGTCGTCGCTGCGCCTCTTGGGCTCGGTGGGCGAGCCGATCAATCCGGAAGCCTGGATGTGGTACTACAAGAATGTCGGCAACGAAAAGTGCCCGATCGCCGACACCTTCTGGCAGACCGAAACCGGCGGCCACATGATCACCCCGCTGCCGGGCGCGACGCCGATGGTGCCGGGTTCGTGCACGCTGCCACTGCCGGGCATCATGGCAGCGGTGGTGGATGAAACCGGCCACGATTTGCCGTGGGGGCAGGGCGGCATCCTGGTCGTGAAACGTCCGTGGCCGTCGATGATCCGCACCATCTGGGGCGACCCGGAGCGTTTCAAGAAGAGCTACTTCCCGGAAGAGTTGGGCGGCAAGATCTACCTGGCGGGCGACGGCGCGGTGCGCAATGAGCAGACCGGTTACTTCACCATCACCGGCCGCATCGACGACGTGCTCAACGTCTCCGGCCACCGCATGGGCACGATGGAAATCGAATCCGCGCTGGTTGCCAACCCGCTCGTGGCCGAGGCCGCCGTGGTCGGCAAGCCGGACGAAACCACCGGCGAATCGATCTGCGCCTTCGTGGTCCTGAAGCGCGCCCGTCCGACCGGCGAGGAAGCTAAGCAGATCGCCAAGGAGTTGCGTGACTGGGTCGCGAAGGAAATCGGCCCGATCGCCAAGCCCAAGGAAATCCGCTTCGGCGACAATCTGCCGAAAACCCGCTCTGGCAAGATCATGCGCCGCCTGCTGCGCGTGCTGGCCAAGGGCGAGCAGATCACCCAAGACGTATCGACGCTTGAAAATCCCGCTATCCTGGAGCAGTTGAAGCAGGCGCAATAA
- the map gene encoding type I methionyl aminopeptidase, with protein MTIRSGVPIRSEAEIGMARHAGTLAAQVLRMLAEHVKPGITTDELDRICHDYIVNELKAIPANVGYNGFPKTVCTSVNHVVCHGIPSNKRLQDGDIINIDVAVIKDGWFGDTSRMYFVGEPGVFAKRLVRTTYEAMRAGILAVRPGATLGDIGHAIQTVARKAGFSVVREYGGHGIGTIYHDEPDVLHYGRPSTGLTLKPGMIFTVEPMLNAGKPDIKQLSDGWTVVTKDRSLSAQWEHMVAVTEYGFEILTAWPDGYGDYLPITVDSAIAA; from the coding sequence ATGACGATCAGGAGCGGGGTGCCCATCCGCTCAGAGGCGGAGATCGGGATGGCGCGACACGCTGGCACGCTAGCGGCGCAGGTACTCAGGATGCTCGCCGAGCATGTCAAGCCGGGCATTACCACGGACGAACTCGACAGAATTTGCCATGACTACATCGTCAATGAATTGAAGGCCATCCCTGCGAACGTGGGCTACAACGGTTTTCCCAAGACAGTCTGCACCTCTGTCAACCACGTTGTCTGCCACGGAATCCCTTCCAATAAGCGTTTGCAGGATGGCGACATCATCAATATCGATGTTGCTGTCATCAAGGATGGCTGGTTTGGCGATACCAGCCGTATGTACTTTGTCGGTGAGCCGGGAGTGTTTGCCAAGCGGCTAGTACGCACGACTTACGAAGCAATGCGTGCCGGCATTCTTGCAGTACGCCCCGGTGCAACGTTAGGCGACATCGGTCATGCCATCCAGACTGTTGCTCGCAAGGCGGGATTCAGCGTGGTACGCGAATACGGCGGCCATGGTATCGGGACGATCTATCACGACGAACCCGACGTTCTGCACTATGGCCGACCGAGTACCGGCCTGACGCTCAAGCCTGGAATGATCTTCACAGTCGAGCCAATGCTTAACGCCGGCAAGCCAGATATAAAGCAGCTGAGTGACGGGTGGACGGTAGTGACCAAGGACCGCTCTCTGTCGGCACAGTGGGAGCATATGGTGGCGGTTACCGAATACGGCTTCGAAATTCTGACTGCATGGCCCGACGGATACGGGGATTATTTACCCATTACTGTTGATTCCGCTATAGCAGCCTAA
- a CDS encoding ParD-like family protein has protein sequence MGILKISEQMHESLRSTSAALSRSINAQAEHWLRVGMLAELNPNLSYGEICQLLIRAHQSGDLSITTVHPAAEPEAA, from the coding sequence ATGGGAATTCTGAAAATCTCCGAACAGATGCACGAAAGCCTCCGTTCGACCAGCGCTGCGCTCAGCCGCTCAATTAATGCGCAAGCCGAACACTGGCTTCGAGTTGGCATGCTGGCGGAACTCAACCCCAACTTGAGCTATGGCGAGATCTGCCAGTTGCTGATCAGAGCGCATCAGTCCGGGGATCTTAGTATTACAACTGTCCATCCTGCGGCCGAGCCGGAGGCAGCATGA
- a CDS encoding MFS transporter, with the protein MQAQSFRKSLLAMLGLAFVVMLVALDQTVVGTALPTIVAELKGFDLYAWVATSYLLASVITVPIFGRLGDHFGRKYFVIAAITVFTLASALCGVASSMLFLVLARGLQGIGGGMLVGTAFASVPDLFPEPHVRLRWQVMISSAFGIANAIGPSLGGFLTEYAGWRSVFYVNLPVGLLGVYFVGRHMPLIRHHKHEGPMKLDWAGALLIAASLGSLQLFVELLPTHGFSGGMSLLATLSIAAFIGLIFCEKRASHPILPLDMFSNPALASLFSLAVLMGFIMFALIFYMPLLLQGGFGLAPNAAGLLMTPLVVCITVGSISNSRLLTRIPNPAWMLYAGFALLGFSAIGITTLKQGTPHALMACYMVGSGLGLGFVLPNLTIFAQEAAGRAHLGIATAMIQSLRMVGGMVGTALVGTLVNHMYVSRVRSALNGVHAMHWFTHLNDPQILIDKAAQTQLAAQLHAIGQDSAVLIEVARSSLVSSIHMGQALSVVVAIIAVWQLRRLPRLQLRRKTEQPSA; encoded by the coding sequence ATGCAAGCGCAGTCTTTCCGCAAATCCCTGCTGGCCATGCTTGGCTTAGCTTTTGTCGTGATGTTGGTCGCGCTTGATCAGACGGTCGTGGGAACAGCGCTGCCGACCATCGTCGCCGAACTCAAGGGGTTCGACCTGTACGCATGGGTCGCCACTTCCTATTTGCTGGCGTCGGTGATCACGGTGCCGATCTTCGGCCGGCTGGGTGACCATTTCGGGCGCAAGTATTTTGTTATTGCCGCTATCACAGTCTTCACCCTTGCATCGGCGCTATGCGGTGTCGCGAGCAGCATGCTGTTCCTTGTGCTGGCGCGTGGACTGCAGGGGATTGGCGGCGGCATGCTGGTTGGTACCGCCTTCGCGTCGGTGCCGGATCTTTTCCCGGAACCGCATGTCCGCCTGCGTTGGCAGGTAATGATCAGCTCGGCCTTCGGGATCGCCAACGCCATCGGTCCTTCGCTCGGCGGCTTCCTCACAGAATATGCCGGCTGGCGCAGCGTGTTTTACGTGAATTTGCCGGTGGGGTTGTTGGGTGTGTACTTTGTCGGCCGTCACATGCCGCTCATTCGCCACCACAAGCACGAGGGGCCGATGAAACTGGACTGGGCGGGCGCATTGCTGATCGCCGCCTCGCTCGGCAGCCTGCAACTGTTTGTGGAGCTGCTGCCGACGCACGGATTCAGTGGCGGCATGAGCCTGCTCGCGACTTTGAGCATAGCGGCCTTCATCGGGCTGATCTTCTGCGAAAAGCGCGCGAGCCATCCAATACTTCCGCTGGACATGTTCAGCAATCCGGCGCTGGCGTCGTTGTTTTCGCTGGCGGTACTGATGGGTTTCATCATGTTTGCGCTGATCTTTTACATGCCGCTGCTGTTGCAGGGCGGCTTCGGCCTTGCACCCAACGCTGCCGGCTTGCTGATGACGCCGCTAGTGGTATGCATTACGGTTGGCTCCATTTCGAACAGCCGGTTGCTGACCCGCATTCCTAACCCTGCATGGATGCTGTATGCCGGCTTTGCCTTGCTGGGTTTTTCGGCCATCGGCATCACGACCCTTAAGCAGGGCACGCCGCACGCGCTGATGGCTTGTTATATGGTCGGTAGCGGGCTCGGCCTTGGTTTCGTCTTGCCGAACTTGACCATCTTCGCGCAGGAAGCAGCGGGCCGCGCGCACTTGGGCATTGCCACGGCCATGATCCAGTCCCTGCGCATGGTCGGAGGCATGGTCGGTACGGCGCTGGTCGGCACCCTGGTCAATCACATGTATGTCAGCCGCGTGCGCTCGGCACTGAACGGGGTACATGCAATGCACTGGTTCACGCATTTGAATGATCCGCAAATCCTGATCGACAAGGCGGCCCAGACGCAGTTGGCAGCGCAGCTTCATGCGATCGGCCAGGACAGTGCTGTCCTGATCGAGGTCGCGCGGTCGTCGCTGGTGTCATCGATTCACATGGGCCAGGCGCTTTCCGTCGTGGTTGCTATCATTGCGGTCTGGCAACTGCGTCGTCTGCCGCGACTGCAGTTGCGCCGTAAAACGGAACAGCCGTCGGCCTAA
- a CDS encoding MarR family winged helix-turn-helix transcriptional regulator gives MIEAAEQLKVLQQLGRTYRAFMSAYEKEVGHCLPRWKVMLHLYNKHEPCPQKQLGDASHMDPGALSRQLVTLEALGWIARSTDQQDKRITNVSLTQQGKQQVEQSLPRRVAFIERTLGDLPEEQLRQLMDSLLQLETRFNATAKQQATPEDTPA, from the coding sequence ATGATCGAAGCAGCAGAACAATTGAAAGTGCTCCAGCAGCTCGGTCGCACCTACCGCGCTTTTATGTCCGCCTATGAAAAGGAAGTCGGACATTGTCTTCCGCGCTGGAAGGTGATGCTGCATTTGTATAACAAACACGAACCCTGTCCCCAGAAACAGCTCGGCGATGCGTCGCATATGGACCCAGGGGCGCTGTCGCGGCAGCTCGTAACGCTCGAAGCGCTGGGCTGGATTGCGCGCAGCACTGACCAGCAAGACAAGCGGATCACCAATGTCTCTCTCACTCAACAAGGCAAACAGCAGGTCGAGCAAAGCCTGCCAAGGCGTGTGGCGTTCATTGAACGTACTTTGGGCGACCTCCCGGAAGAACAATTGCGCCAACTGATGGATTCCTTGCTACAGCTCGAAACCCGCTTCAATGCAACCGCCAAACAGCAAGCGACACCGGAAGACACGCCTGCCTGA
- a CDS encoding PaaI family thioesterase, with protein MSDARENEITGFQLDNPALESIGVSITDWREDQVELALPIVPTMLNRSGVVHGGTICTLLDAATGYAGLYSPPGKAQLHAVTLSLTSNFLSNGVGKRLTAKGMVERRGRSIYFSRAEVWLDESLLVATAVATMKYLKS; from the coding sequence ATGAGCGACGCACGTGAAAATGAGATAACCGGGTTCCAATTGGATAACCCGGCGTTGGAGAGCATCGGCGTCAGTATCACGGACTGGCGCGAAGATCAGGTCGAACTCGCATTGCCGATCGTTCCGACCATGCTCAACCGGAGTGGTGTCGTCCATGGAGGGACGATTTGCACCTTGCTGGATGCGGCCACCGGTTATGCCGGCTTGTATTCGCCGCCGGGCAAAGCGCAGTTGCATGCAGTCACGTTGTCGCTAACCTCGAATTTCCTGAGCAACGGTGTCGGCAAGCGGCTGACGGCGAAGGGCATGGTTGAACGGCGAGGCCGTTCCATTTACTTTTCACGCGCCGAGGTGTGGCTGGACGAGTCGTTGCTCGTTGCTACGGCCGTCGCGACGATGAAATATCTGAAGTCTTAA
- a CDS encoding DUF3348 domain-containing protein, with the protein MTRVLPRTSFHSSKLVRCLADLAIVDTADPGNAFAEKLGQWIHFADAIALSAVHNDGRATPPGLRPDAQAAARAGTEFDRIRALLAESIAKSCSPNPGKSHIKLPEPRLELPMDFAAAYAPYRRFYEAHQRDMELSIQPLRTNVRAELAKASPRLGKLAELDATLEKILRDRESKLLAKVPVLLKKRFEQLFTAHQQRLADTRQDDNPAGWTHAGGWLERFRADMQMLLLAELELRLQPAMGLVEAFKQETQ; encoded by the coding sequence ATGACGCGAGTGTTGCCGCGTACCAGTTTTCACAGTTCAAAGCTCGTTCGTTGCCTCGCTGATCTGGCCATCGTCGATACTGCCGATCCCGGGAATGCGTTTGCGGAAAAACTGGGTCAATGGATTCATTTTGCCGACGCCATCGCGCTGTCGGCGGTGCACAACGACGGCAGGGCGACCCCGCCAGGATTGCGCCCCGACGCCCAAGCGGCCGCGCGCGCCGGCACCGAATTCGACCGCATTCGGGCTCTCCTGGCGGAGTCCATCGCGAAGAGCTGCTCGCCCAATCCGGGCAAGTCGCACATCAAGCTGCCCGAGCCCCGGCTCGAGTTGCCGATGGATTTCGCGGCGGCTTATGCGCCGTACCGCCGGTTTTATGAAGCGCATCAGCGCGACATGGAATTGAGCATCCAGCCCCTCAGGACCAACGTCCGGGCGGAGCTGGCGAAGGCATCGCCCAGGCTCGGGAAACTTGCGGAGCTGGATGCGACGCTGGAGAAAATCCTGCGCGATCGCGAGAGCAAATTGCTCGCGAAGGTGCCGGTGCTGCTGAAAAAGCGATTTGAGCAATTATTCACGGCGCATCAGCAGCGGCTCGCCGACACCCGGCAGGATGACAACCCGGCCGGCTGGACGCACGCTGGCGGATGGCTGGAGCGCTTTCGCGCCGACATGCAGATGCTGCTGCTGGCCGAACTGGAGCTGCGCCTGCAACCGGCCATGGGGCTCGTCGAAGCATTCAAACAAGAGACGCAATGA